Proteins found in one Brachyspira murdochii DSM 12563 genomic segment:
- a CDS encoding MATE family efflux transporter yields MNIFNLFIKYVSLNILGMIGLSCYILADTFFVARGIGADGLTALNIAIPIFNFINGLGLMIGMGSATKYAILKTQSKDNEANIVFTNALIYVLSLYLFFIIIALFFTKDISYILGARDEILAMTDIYIKVIFIFSAMFMFNNVLLGFVRNDNHPKLAMLAMVMGSLFNIIFDYIFIFPLKMGIFGAVLATGFSPIVSIIILSSIFFKKQNTFFIVKPNINLKSIFETVLLGISFLITEVSSGFVMIAFNIVILNISGNVGVAAYGIIANVALVIIAIFTGIGQGIQPIISSNYGNINNINKIYKYALILSSLVSVIVYIFTFIFADSITSLFNKDNNIILQNIAVNGLHIYFTAFIFAGYNIITCVYFSAMDNAKPSFIISILRGFIFIMPLIFILSYIFDMTGVWLSFPIAEILSSLFSLIYFIKNNKKVFAD; encoded by the coding sequence ATGAATATATTTAATTTGTTTATAAAATATGTATCTTTGAATATACTTGGAATGATAGGGCTTTCATGCTATATACTTGCTGATACTTTTTTTGTAGCTAGAGGAATAGGTGCTGACGGGCTTACTGCTTTGAATATAGCTATACCTATTTTTAACTTCATAAACGGATTGGGGTTAATGATAGGTATGGGGTCTGCTACAAAGTATGCTATACTAAAAACTCAAAGTAAAGATAATGAAGCAAATATTGTTTTTACCAATGCCTTAATATATGTATTATCTCTTTATTTATTTTTTATTATCATAGCTTTATTTTTTACAAAAGATATATCATATATTCTTGGTGCTAGAGATGAAATACTTGCCATGACAGACATATATATAAAAGTAATATTTATATTTTCAGCTATGTTTATGTTTAATAATGTTTTACTAGGTTTTGTTAGAAATGACAATCACCCGAAACTTGCAATGCTTGCTATGGTGATGGGAAGTTTATTTAATATTATTTTTGATTATATCTTTATATTTCCTCTAAAAATGGGGATATTCGGAGCAGTTCTTGCTACAGGTTTTTCGCCTATTGTAAGTATTATTATATTATCAAGTATATTTTTCAAAAAGCAAAATACTTTTTTTATAGTAAAGCCTAATATAAACTTAAAAAGTATTTTTGAAACTGTATTATTAGGTATTTCTTTTTTAATTACGGAAGTATCATCAGGTTTTGTTATGATAGCTTTTAATATAGTAATACTTAATATATCTGGAAATGTCGGTGTGGCAGCATATGGTATAATAGCTAATGTAGCATTGGTTATTATAGCAATATTTACAGGAATAGGGCAGGGCATACAGCCTATAATAAGCAGTAATTATGGTAATATTAATAATATAAATAAAATATATAAATATGCTTTGATTTTATCATCTTTAGTTTCTGTTATAGTGTATATTTTTACTTTTATATTTGCAGACAGTATAACTTCACTTTTTAATAAAGATAATAATATTATTCTTCAAAATATAGCCGTTAATGGACTTCATATATATTTTACAGCTTTTATATTTGCAGGATATAATATTATAACTTGTGTATATTTCAGTGCTATGGATAATGCCAAGCCTTCATTTATAATATCAATTTTAAGGGGATTTATATTTATAATGCCTTTAATATTTATTTTATCATATATTTTTGATATGACCGGAGTATGGCTTTCTTTTCCTATAGCGGAGATTTTAAGCAGTTTGTTTTCTTTAATCTATTTTATAAAAAATAACAAAAAAGTATTTGCCGATTAA
- the deoC gene encoding deoxyribose-phosphate aldolase produces MNSISKLIDHTILKPEATLDDIRKLCIEAKEYGFYSVCVNSAYVNVAYNFLLHSDVKVCSVVGFPLGAMMKEAKAYEAKFAIDSGADEIDMVINVGFLKSRKIDLFERDIKKVRDACSASVLKVIIETCLLTDEEKVLACKIAKECGADFVKTSTGFSSGGATEHDVKLMREAVGKDIGVKASGGIKTYEDAIKMINAGANRLGTSSGIAIVNAEKK; encoded by the coding sequence ATGAACAGTATAAGTAAATTAATCGATCATACAATTCTTAAACCAGAGGCAACACTAGACGATATAAGGAAGTTATGTATAGAAGCAAAAGAATACGGATTTTATTCTGTATGTGTTAACTCCGCTTATGTAAATGTTGCTTATAATTTTCTTCTGCATTCAGATGTAAAAGTTTGTTCAGTAGTAGGCTTCCCATTGGGAGCTATGATGAAAGAGGCTAAGGCTTATGAGGCCAAATTTGCTATTGACAGCGGTGCAGATGAAATAGATATGGTTATAAACGTAGGTTTTTTAAAAAGCAGAAAAATAGACCTTTTTGAACGCGATATAAAAAAGGTACGCGATGCTTGTTCTGCAAGCGTATTAAAAGTCATTATAGAAACTTGCCTTTTAACAGATGAAGAGAAGGTTTTGGCATGTAAAATAGCCAAAGAATGCGGGGCTGATTTTGTAAAGACTTCTACAGGATTTTCTTCAGGCGGAGCAACGGAACATGATGTAAAGCTCATGCGTGAAGCCGTGGGAAAAGATATAGGTGTAAAGGCTTCAGGCGGAATAAAAACATATGAAGATGCTATAAAAATGATAAATGCTGGTGCAAACAGACTTGGTACTAGCAGCGGTATTGCTATAGTAAATGCAGAAAAAAAATAA
- a CDS encoding nucleoside phosphorylase has protein sequence MFPKAYYEENENLVHHLKLKKGDVGRYIIMPGDPKRCAKIAKRFDNAKLIADYREYATYTGYINGVKVSAVSHGIGGPSTAIALEELIKIGADTFLRVGTCGGMNMKVIAGDVIIVNGAVKGGGTMDNYIPKEFPCVPNIDVLEAMIEGGRKIKTKSHVGVVQCKDAFYAQHAPGSMAVDKELLYKWDSYIKAGCLASEMESATLFAVGASKNVRTGAAMLVLHNQERIKNNINDPKDYTGEEAIDLIIESIKVLIEKDNINK, from the coding sequence ATGTTTCCTAAAGCCTATTATGAAGAAAATGAAAATCTAGTTCATCATTTGAAATTAAAAAAAGGGGATGTAGGCAGATATATTATAATGCCGGGAGACCCTAAAAGATGTGCCAAAATAGCTAAAAGATTTGATAATGCAAAATTAATAGCTGATTACAGAGAATATGCTACTTACACAGGATATATAAATGGGGTTAAAGTTTCTGCAGTGTCTCATGGTATAGGCGGACCTTCTACTGCTATAGCATTAGAAGAGCTTATAAAGATTGGGGCTGATACTTTTTTACGAGTAGGTACTTGCGGCGGTATGAATATGAAAGTAATTGCTGGCGATGTTATTATAGTTAATGGTGCTGTTAAAGGCGGCGGAACTATGGATAATTATATACCTAAAGAGTTTCCTTGTGTGCCTAATATCGATGTGCTTGAAGCTATGATTGAAGGCGGACGCAAAATAAAAACAAAAAGCCATGTAGGTGTTGTACAATGTAAAGATGCTTTTTATGCTCAGCATGCTCCGGGGAGTATGGCTGTTGATAAAGAGCTTTTATATAAATGGGATAGTTATATTAAGGCAGGCTGTTTGGCTTCTGAAATGGAATCTGCTACACTGTTTGCTGTTGGGGCTTCCAAAAATGTACGTACTGGTGCTGCTATGCTTGTTCTTCACAATCAGGAGAGAATTAAAAATAATATTAATGATCCAAAAGATTATACTGGTGAAGAAGCAATAGATTTGATTATAGAATCTATTAAAGTTTTAATAGAAAAAGATAATATAAATAAATAA
- a CDS encoding ATP-binding protein, whose translation MNMYVKDCPKLAEKILFMKKIPSDKLLIPKISKDFLDMLHSNGIEQCDALQVAFEEALTNAILHGNKNNHNKNIYLSINIDNEKIEIIIEDEGEGFDYFTAMINLTESQENIYKDSGRGIFLISLYTDDFYFEDNGRKIVMIKYRN comes from the coding sequence ATGAATATGTACGTTAAGGATTGTCCAAAGCTAGCAGAAAAAATATTATTTATGAAAAAAATACCCAGCGATAAATTATTAATACCAAAAATTTCTAAAGATTTTTTGGATATGCTTCATTCAAATGGGATAGAACAATGTGATGCTCTGCAGGTAGCATTTGAAGAAGCACTTACTAATGCTATATTACATGGTAATAAAAACAATCATAATAAAAATATATATCTCAGCATAAATATAGATAATGAAAAAATAGAAATTATAATAGAAGATGAAGGCGAAGGTTTTGATTATTTTACGGCTATGATAAACCTTACAGAATCGCAGGAAAATATCTATAAAGACAGCGGAAGAGGTATATTCTTAATTTCTCTATATACAGACGATTTTTACTTTGAAGATAATGGAAGAAAAATAGTAATGATTAAGTATAGAAATTAA
- the rpsI gene encoding 30S ribosomal protein S9 yields MAAKQLTIFTGKRKTANARVRITLGSGKILINGRNYTDYFCNRAALIKVVEDALKVTGNFGKYDVLANVHGGGVSAQADAVRHGIAKALVGESQDFRTTLKRNGFLTRDSRVVERKKYGRSGARKRFQFSKR; encoded by the coding sequence ATGGCAGCTAAACAATTAACTATTTTTACTGGAAAAAGAAAAACAGCTAATGCTAGAGTACGCATCACTTTAGGCAGCGGTAAAATTTTAATAAATGGAAGAAATTATACAGACTATTTCTGCAACAGAGCAGCACTTATCAAAGTAGTAGAAGATGCCCTAAAAGTAACAGGCAATTTCGGAAAATATGATGTATTAGCAAATGTACATGGCGGCGGAGTTTCTGCTCAGGCTGATGCTGTCAGACATGGTATTGCTAAAGCATTAGTAGGCGAAAGTCAGGATTTCAGAACTACTTTAAAAAGAAACGGCTTTCTTACTAGAGATTCCCGTGTTGTTGAACGTAAGAAATATGGTAGATCTGGTGCTAGAAAACGCTTCCAATTCTCTAAACGTTAA
- a CDS encoding TraR/DksA family transcriptional regulator → MTAKKLKKFKDLLLEEKKKTLDELLSGNETYEALKEDSHGDMADIAFQAYEKQNLVNFSQKEKDKLEMLNNALKRIEDGTYGKCIDCKEEINEERLTALPYTLRCVNCMSKYEDRKRREKM, encoded by the coding sequence ATGACTGCTAAGAAATTAAAAAAATTTAAAGATCTCTTATTAGAGGAAAAAAAGAAAACTTTGGACGAGCTTTTAAGCGGAAATGAAACTTATGAAGCTCTTAAAGAAGATTCGCATGGAGATATGGCTGATATAGCATTTCAGGCTTATGAAAAACAGAATTTAGTAAACTTTTCTCAAAAAGAAAAAGATAAATTGGAAATGCTTAATAATGCACTTAAAAGAATAGAAGACGGCACATACGGTAAATGCATAGACTGTAAAGAAGAAATCAATGAAGAGAGATTAACTGCTTTGCCTTATACTTTAAGATGCGTTAATTGTATGTCTAAATATGAAGATAGAAAACGCCGTGAAAAAATGTAA
- the trmD gene encoding tRNA (guanosine(37)-N1)-methyltransferase TrmD gives MIIDILTLFPKFYESPTSMGVIGMALNEKKIDLNIVDMRLYGDGNYKKCDDYTYGGGPGMIMTYSIFKKYFDSNNRGYTLLFSPSGKILTQKKIKELSNKEHITMILGHYEGIDYRVEKKYADEVISIGDYVLSGGEIPALLLADAVSRYKGVLNNKESVTSDTFEENSNGLLEYEQYTRPEEIDNMKVPEVLLSGNHKKIDEYRRERSIIKTFKKRKDIFSKIDLTKKDIESIFNYLKNKGQQ, from the coding sequence ATGATAATAGATATACTTACACTATTTCCAAAATTCTATGAAAGCCCTACCTCTATGGGAGTAATAGGCATGGCACTAAATGAAAAAAAAATAGATTTAAATATAGTAGACATGCGTTTATACGGAGACGGTAATTATAAAAAATGTGATGATTATACATATGGCGGCGGACCTGGTATGATAATGACCTACAGTATTTTTAAGAAATATTTTGATAGTAATAATAGAGGATATACTCTTCTTTTCTCGCCTTCTGGAAAAATACTCACTCAGAAAAAAATAAAAGAGCTTTCAAATAAAGAGCATATAACTATGATACTTGGGCATTATGAAGGTATAGATTATAGAGTTGAAAAAAAATATGCTGATGAAGTTATAAGTATAGGAGATTATGTATTAAGCGGAGGAGAGATACCAGCTCTTTTACTTGCAGATGCTGTATCAAGATATAAAGGCGTTTTAAATAATAAAGAATCAGTTACAAGTGATACATTTGAAGAAAATTCAAACGGTTTATTAGAATACGAACAATATACAAGACCAGAAGAAATTGATAATATGAAAGTACCTGAAGTCCTTCTCTCTGGAAATCATAAAAAAATTGATGAGTACAGAAGAGAAAGAAGCATAATAAAAACTTTTAAAAAAAGAAAGGATATATTTTCTAAAATAGATTTAACTAAAAAAGATATAGAAAGCATTTTTAATTATCTAAAAAATAAGGGACAGCAATAA
- a CDS encoding DegT/DnrJ/EryC1/StrS family aminotransferase — MKYMNLYRGYEKRKEAIDKRISSIIERSQFVFGEELDTLEKELANYTGAKYAVGVSSGHVGLVLALLALGFNAGEDHSSKEVIVPAMTFFSTAEAPSFLGMKVRVCDIDEYFNMDVKKLESLINKNTAAIIPVNLFGQCSNFDVILDIARKNNIFVIEDACQSFGASYKNVKSCSGKLGDIAVTSFFPAKPLGCFGDGGMVFTDNEEFYKNLKQLRHHGDEGGMNHVKLGTTGRLDNLQAGILLEKFKGFEDDMKHRRNAAEYYNEKLKDIVKVPEIAEYTQSVHAQYVIQVENNRDEVRSKLSELGVPTALYYPHPIHLAPILVKKLGYKEGDMPVSEYASKHNIALPIDNDILKEEQDIVIEAIKKVVKD, encoded by the coding sequence ATGAAATATATGAATCTTTACAGGGGATATGAAAAAAGAAAAGAAGCTATTGATAAAAGAATATCTTCTATTATAGAGAGAAGTCAGTTTGTATTTGGTGAAGAATTAGATACTTTAGAAAAAGAATTAGCAAATTATACAGGGGCAAAATATGCTGTAGGTGTTTCATCTGGGCATGTGGGGTTAGTTCTTGCACTTTTGGCATTGGGCTTTAATGCGGGAGAGGATCATTCTAGTAAAGAGGTTATAGTACCTGCTATGACATTTTTTTCTACGGCTGAAGCTCCTTCATTTTTAGGTATGAAAGTGAGAGTATGCGATATTGATGAATATTTTAATATGGACGTAAAAAAACTAGAAAGTTTAATAAATAAAAATACAGCAGCTATTATACCTGTAAATTTATTCGGTCAATGTTCTAATTTTGATGTTATACTTGATATTGCAAGAAAAAACAATATTTTTGTAATAGAAGATGCCTGCCAATCATTTGGGGCAAGTTATAAAAATGTAAAATCATGCTCTGGAAAATTGGGAGATATTGCTGTTACATCATTTTTCCCAGCCAAACCTTTAGGCTGTTTTGGAGACGGCGGAATGGTATTTACAGATAATGAAGAATTCTACAAAAATCTCAAACAATTACGACATCATGGTGATGAAGGCGGCATGAACCATGTAAAACTAGGTACTACAGGAAGATTAGATAATTTGCAGGCTGGTATTTTGCTTGAGAAGTTTAAGGGGTTTGAAGATGATATGAAACATAGAAGAAATGCAGCTGAGTATTATAATGAAAAACTAAAAGATATAGTAAAAGTGCCTGAAATAGCAGAATATACTCAAAGTGTTCATGCACAGTATGTTATACAGGTAGAAAATAACAGAGATGAAGTTAGATCCAAATTATCTGAATTGGGAGTTCCTACTGCTCTTTATTATCCTCACCCTATACATTTAGCACCTATTTTAGTAAAAAAATTAGGCTACAAAGAAGGAGATATGCCTGTATCTGAGTATGCTTCAAAACATAATATAGCTTTGCCTATAGATAATGATATTCTTAAAGAAGAGCAGGATATAGTTATAGAGGCTATAAAAAAAGTTGTAAAAGATTAA
- a CDS encoding GNAT family N-acetyltransferase yields the protein MKIRKTEYKDIDKVIEIFDYARNFMRENNNPNQWINGYPSRENVENDINNKHSYVCLDDNDNIIGTFCFFVGEDENYDKIYDGNWINDKEYGVIHRIAVLKGRKGTASFCLDYCFNQCHNIRIDTHKDNTPMLNFLKKEGFERCGIIYLKNGNGERIAFQKSI from the coding sequence ATGAAAATAAGAAAAACAGAATATAAAGATATTGATAAAGTAATAGAAATATTTGATTATGCAAGAAACTTTATGAGAGAAAATAATAATCCTAACCAATGGATTAACGGATACCCTTCAAGAGAAAATGTAGAAAATGATATAAATAATAAACATAGTTATGTATGCTTAGATGATAATGATAATATTATAGGTACTTTTTGTTTTTTCGTGGGAGAAGATGAAAATTATGATAAAATATATGACGGTAATTGGATTAATGACAAAGAATACGGAGTAATACACAGAATAGCTGTATTAAAAGGAAGAAAAGGTACAGCTTCTTTTTGTCTTGATTACTGCTTTAATCAATGTCATAATATAAGAATAGACACTCATAAAGATAATACACCAATGCTTAATTTCCTTAAAAAAGAAGGTTTTGAAAGATGCGGAATAATATATTTAAAAAATGGTAATGGAGAAAGAATAGCATTTCAAAAAAGTATTTAG
- the rplM gene encoding 50S ribosomal protein L13: protein MDKKTLKTKNNTYVLSQKDIKQNWLIIDAKGKSLGRVASRAAYMLKGKHKVDYAYNLDNGDYVIIINAKDIVLTGNKKKGKIHYRHTGYPGGIKAVSYGELLEKNPERMVKIAVKGMLSHNPLGRLHLKKLKVYAGSEHPHEANKPTVVNI from the coding sequence ATGGATAAAAAAACATTAAAAACAAAAAATAATACTTACGTTTTATCCCAAAAAGATATCAAACAAAATTGGCTTATAATTGATGCCAAAGGTAAGTCATTAGGAAGAGTTGCAAGCAGAGCAGCTTATATGCTTAAAGGTAAACATAAAGTAGACTATGCATACAATTTAGACAATGGTGATTATGTAATTATCATCAATGCTAAAGACATAGTTCTCACAGGAAATAAAAAGAAAGGAAAAATTCACTATAGACATACAGGTTATCCAGGCGGAATTAAAGCTGTAAGCTACGGCGAATTATTAGAAAAAAACCCTGAAAGAATGGTAAAAATAGCTGTAAAAGGTATGCTTTCTCATAATCCATTAGGAAGACTTCATCTTAAAAAGTTAAAAGTATATGCAGGAAGCGAACATCCGCATGAAGCTAATAAACCTACTGTAGTAAATATATAA
- a CDS encoding nucleoside phosphorylase, with product MESAREIKAFYDEDANKQGLLQYHIKLKKGDAAKYVLLPGDPKRVSYIAKFLDDAVIKADNREYVTATGRYKGVDVSVTSTGIGGPSASIAMEELINIGADTFIRVGTAGGLSLKVKPNDLAIAQAAIKDEGTTREYIPFEYPAIADTDVMFALRDAAKKINANYHIGVVHSKDCFYGELEPENSFFREKFENNLKYYTLCGAIASEMECAALFACASLRKVRAGAIMHIVENTMIERMGTHLKYCDNIENMILTALEAIVLLDEKDKRGN from the coding sequence ATGGAATCAGCTAGAGAAATAAAGGCTTTTTATGATGAAGATGCAAATAAACAAGGTCTTCTTCAGTATCATATCAAATTAAAAAAAGGAGATGCTGCTAAATATGTACTTCTTCCGGGGGATCCTAAAAGGGTAAGTTATATTGCTAAGTTTTTAGATGATGCAGTTATTAAGGCCGATAACAGAGAGTATGTTACAGCAACAGGCAGATATAAAGGTGTAGATGTTTCTGTAACCTCTACTGGAATAGGCGGACCTTCTGCTTCAATAGCTATGGAAGAGCTTATAAATATAGGGGCTGATACTTTTATAAGGGTAGGTACAGCTGGAGGACTTAGCCTTAAAGTAAAACCTAATGATTTAGCTATAGCTCAGGCTGCAATCAAAGATGAAGGCACTACAAGAGAATATATACCTTTTGAATATCCTGCTATTGCTGATACTGATGTTATGTTTGCTTTAAGAGATGCTGCTAAAAAAATAAATGCTAATTATCATATAGGTGTTGTTCATAGTAAGGATTGTTTTTACGGAGAATTAGAGCCTGAGAATTCTTTTTTCAGAGAGAAATTTGAAAATAATCTTAAATACTATACATTATGCGGTGCTATAGCTTCAGAGATGGAATGTGCTGCTCTTTTTGCATGTGCTTCTTTAAGAAAAGTAAGAGCAGGAGCAATAATGCATATAGTAGAAAATACTATGATAGAGAGAATGGGTACTCATCTTAAATACTGTGATAATATAGAAAATATGATATTAACTGCATTAGAAGCTATAGTTTTATTAGATGAAAAAGATAAGAGGGGTAATTAA
- a CDS encoding BMP family lipoprotein yields MYKKILLLAVSLLLFSCSKEEKNNTPNSFEIAVLIDLGSVDDKSFNQGSWEGVKDYAQTYGITHKYYKVPDKDIDSYLNTIELAVKGGAKLIVTPGYQFEPAIYRAQDIYTNVNFILIDGEPQDGTYTDYRTETNTIAILYAEEEAGFLAGYAIVKEGYTNLGVIGGVAHPAVVRFGYGFLQGADYAANEMELKKGDINIKYTYVGNYDTTPENQTLAASWYKSGTQVIFAPAGGAAYSVMSAAENNNGLVIGVDVDQSFESPTVITSAMKMIRESVYNAAASYYNKTFDGGKTMILDARVNGIGLPMSTSKFNVFTKDNYDYIYKLLVDKSIKVLKDTDAKNIEDLPLNIVNVDYIK; encoded by the coding sequence ATGTATAAAAAAATATTATTATTAGCAGTGTCTTTGCTTTTATTTTCCTGCAGCAAGGAAGAAAAAAATAATACTCCAAATAGTTTTGAAATAGCTGTTTTAATAGATTTGGGCAGTGTTGATGACAAATCATTTAATCAGGGCTCTTGGGAAGGCGTAAAGGATTATGCTCAGACTTATGGTATAACTCACAAATATTATAAAGTGCCGGATAAAGATATAGACTCTTATTTAAATACTATAGAACTTGCTGTAAAAGGCGGAGCTAAATTAATAGTAACTCCGGGGTATCAGTTTGAGCCAGCTATATATAGAGCTCAGGATATTTACACAAATGTAAACTTTATATTAATAGACGGAGAGCCTCAGGACGGTACTTATACTGATTATAGAACAGAAACAAATACTATTGCCATACTTTATGCTGAAGAAGAAGCCGGATTTTTGGCAGGATATGCTATAGTAAAAGAAGGATATACCAATTTAGGTGTTATAGGAGGGGTTGCTCACCCTGCAGTTGTAAGATTTGGTTATGGTTTTTTACAGGGTGCTGATTATGCGGCAAATGAAATGGAACTAAAAAAAGGCGATATTAATATAAAATACACCTATGTAGGCAATTATGATACTACTCCCGAAAATCAGACTCTTGCAGCATCATGGTATAAAAGCGGTACGCAGGTAATATTTGCCCCAGCTGGAGGAGCTGCTTATTCTGTTATGAGTGCTGCTGAAAATAATAATGGCTTGGTAATAGGAGTGGATGTAGATCAGAGCTTTGAATCGCCTACTGTTATAACTTCAGCTATGAAAATGATAAGAGAATCAGTTTATAATGCTGCTGCTTCCTACTACAATAAAACATTTGACGGCGGGAAAACTATGATATTGGATGCAAGAGTTAATGGAATAGGACTTCCTATGTCAACTTCAAAGTTTAATGTATTTACTAAAGATAATTATGATTATATATATAAACTTCTTGTAGATAAAAGTATCAAAGTATTAAAAGATACAGATGCAAAAAATATTGAAGATTTGCCTTTGAACATAGTAAATGTAGATTATATAAAGTAA